In Podarcis muralis chromosome 14, rPodMur119.hap1.1, whole genome shotgun sequence, one genomic interval encodes:
- the SCNN1B gene encoding epithelial sodium channel subunit beta gives MDPPAITGEDRSSPEPKMTLKRYFVKALHRLQKGPGYTYKELLVWYCDNTNTHGPKRIIREGPKKKVIWFLLTLLFASLVFWNWGSLILTYLSYGVSASLAIGFKTMTFPAVTICNASPYRYSKAKPYLQELDNLIDAALDRILQPPNENMTLSSPTNSSQDLNMQLWNQIPLMLIDESNKTHPVIYDILGNHSSFANLDGKNCKLALKLCTNNGTSCTYRNFTSAAQAVTEWYVLQSTSILSQKTERERIEIGYKAEEMILACLFGAEPCNYKNFTHLYHPDHGNCYIFNWGVEKKPLISSNPGAEFGLKLILDISQDDYIPYLTSTAGAWLMLHEQKTFPFLKDQGIYAMSGTETSIGVLVDELVRMGAPYSDCTVNGSDIPIKNLYQDYPTYQEETVPTEPCSNCTMEDRKESSTGAVYRTTYSIQACLRSCFQAWMVKDCNCCHYSFPRVQGKPYCNNQEFPDWAYCFSELRNQLEIRQTCIESCKETCNNTQYKMTISMADWPSEASENWIFHILSYERNKSRDITVDRTGIIKLNIYFQEYNYRTIVETAGTTVVWLLSSLGGQFGFWMGGSVLCIIEFGEILIDFVWITILKLIGWFKGLRRKRSQPPKRDALPTVSERVEAHTNLGFQGEEGEEGADDNPGDDDLAADGEAGSEPGTPPPQYDSLRVSAMDVMEMDSDGEADPTKA, from the exons ATGGATCCACCAGCAATTACTGGAGAAGACAGAAGCTCGCCAG AGCCCAAAATGACCCTGAAGCGGTACTTTGTGAAGGCTCTCCATCGCCTCCAGAAGGGTCCCGGCTACACCTACAAAGAGCTGCTGGTCTGGTACTGCGATAACACCAACACCCACGGGCCCAAGCGCATCATCCGCGAGGGACCCAAGAAGAAAGTCATCTGGTTCTTACTGACCCTGCTCTTTGCCTCCCTGGTCTTCTGGAACTGGGGGTCCCTCATCCTAACATACCTGAGCTACGGTGTCTCCGCCTCCCTTGCCATTGGCTTCAAGACCATGACCTTCCCTGCcgtcaccatctgcaatgcaaGCCCATACAG ATATTCCAAAGCAAAGCCCTACTTGCAGGAGTTGGACAACCTCATTGACGCCGCCCTTGACCGAATCCTGCAGCCTCCCAACGAGAACATGACCCTGTCTAGCCCAACAAACTCCAGCCAGGATCTGAACATgcagctgtggaaccagatccCCCTAATGCTCATTGATGAAAGCAACAAGACTCATCCAGTCATCTATGACATCCTCGGAAACCACTCCTCTTTTGCAAACCTAGATGGCAAGAACTGCAAGCTGGCCTTAAAGCTG TGCACCAATAACGGCACCAGTTGCACCTACCGGAACTTCACCAGCGCAGCCCAGGCAGTGACCGAGTGGTACGTCTTGCAGTCCACCAGCATCTTGTCccagaagacagagagagagaggattgagATAGGCTACAAGGCAGAGGAAATGATCCTGGCCTGTCTGTTTGGAGCAGAGCCTTGCAATTACAA GAACTTCACCCACCTCTACCACCCGGATCATGGCAACTGCTACATCTTCAACTGGGGCGTGGAGAAGAAGCCACTCATCTCTTCCAATCCTGGCGCAGAGTTTG GGCTGAAGCTGATCCTGGACATCAGCCAAGACGACTACATCCCCTACCTCACCTCGACGGCCGGGGCCTGGCTGATGCTGCATGAGCAGAAGACCTTCCCTTTCCTGAAGGATCAGGGCATCTATGCCATGTCTGGGACAGAGACCTCCATTGGCGTCTTGGTG gatGAACTTGTGCGGATGGGAGCTCCTTACAGTGACTGCACGGTGAACGGGTCAGACATCCCTATAAAGAATCTGTATCAAGACTATCCTACTTACCAG gaGGAAACAGTGCCAACTGAGCCCTGCTCCAACTGCACCATGGAAGACCGCAAGGAGAGCTCCACAGGAGCGGTCTACAGGACAACCTACTCCATCCAG GCTTGCCTACGTTCCTGCTTCCAAGCTTGGATGGTGAAGGACTGCAACTGCTGCCACTACTCCTTCCCTAGGGTCCAAGGGAAGCCTTACTGCAACAATCAGGAGTTTCCAGACTGGG CATATTGCTTCTCTGAGCTGCGCAACCAACTGGAGATCCGCCAGACCTGCATCGAGTCTTGCAAGGAGACCTGCAA CAACACCCAGTACAAGATGACTATCTCCATGGCTGACTGGCCTTCTGAAGCTTCTGAG AACTGGATATTCCATATTTTATCCTATGAAAGAAATAAGTCACGTGATATCACTGTGGACAG GACTGGGATCATCAAGCTCAACATCTATTTCCAAGAGTACAACTACAGAACCATTGTGGAGACAGCAGGGACAACT GTTGTCTGGCTTCTCTCAAGCCTGGGTGGCCAGTTTGGCTTCTGGATGGGAGGCTCTGTGCTGTGCATCATTGAGTTTGGAGAGATCCTCATCGACTTTGTCTGGATCACTATCCTGAAGCTGATTGGCTGGTTCAAGGGGCTGAGGAGAAAGCGCAGCCAGCCCCCGAAGCGGGACGCTCTTCCCACCGTGTCCGAGAGGGTGGAGGCTCACACCAACCTGGGCTtccaaggggaggagggggaggagggagccgATGACAATCCTGGGGACGACGACTTGGCCGCAGATGGTGAGGCTGGGTCTGAACCAGGAACGCCACCTCCCCAGTACGACTCCCTCCGCGTGTCGGCCATGGATGTCATGGAGATGGATAGCGATGGGGAAGCAGATCCGACTAAAGCTTAA